In the Primulina tabacum isolate GXHZ01 chromosome 7, ASM2559414v2, whole genome shotgun sequence genome, GAATTTCCACATACATTTTTGGACAACTTCCACATACATTTTTGGACACCAGTACAAGCAAATGGAAAAATAGGCAAAAAAACTTTCTTGAATGCATACTTTTATCGATTCAATATTTTTTGCAGGGAGTCGCTAACCGTGGCTGTTCGATTCGTGTGGGACGTGACACTGAGAAGAGTGGCAAAGGTTTGAGTTCCCCATTTTACCTTTGGACAATGTAAAGGAGTGTTCTATATTTCATATGTACTCTTCTTGATAACTAGTTTTCCTTTGGTAAAGGTTATTTGGAAGATAGACGCCCAGCATCTAACATGGATCCATACATTGTGACTGCATTACTCGCCGAATCTACAATCTTGTGGGAGCCAACACTTGAAGCTGAAGCGCTTGCTGCTCGGAAACTTGCATTGAAGGTGTAAAAAGCCATTGCTCATTGTAGGGAGTAAAACCGCAACATGGGCTCGATTAACGACTTGTTCTATATTCATAAGATCCCTTTGATTTGTGTGAACAAGGGATTCAAATGGGCAATTGCTCATGCCCTCAGAAAAGTCACTTCAACATAAGTTGCTGGGATTGGTGTTCTTGAATATCTTAGGCAGTCTTTCAGTGTCAACTTTTATGTGGAACTTATTTTCTTTGTTGAAAGGACGAAAAGTTCAGCTGTTTTTATTTTACAGGTTTTATATTCATATTGGAAATCGTATTGGACCAAATTTTTTCTGTCCCATTTGAATCAACCAGTGAACCAATCGTCAGTACAAATTGTTTTCAATAGAATGAGTCCAGGCTAATAAGCGTGTCATTGTGTGcttacaataataataaaagacatTCCTATTCCTTTTACTGGTGGCTTGCAGGGCAAAGCTGCAAAGACCAGGAATGTGTCCAAGTTACACAATTGCCTTTGGATTGCAAACACCTATACATAAATGCTAAATAATTTCGAATTCCTGGATTTATAGATCATTCAAACATTTTGAGTCCATtatgattaatattttaaaattcaaattggCCAAATCTTGCAGGCCAGGTGCACTCGTTTATTGACATCTCAATAGACAAGAGTTCACCATATCCTAAGCTAAGTTGAGAAGTAAAACTTGTTGAACAGAGAGGTTTCAAGACAGAAAAAACCTTCAATTTAGATGTGTGAACATGTTTCAGCCGCAGAGCCATTGGCTCAGAAGATGTGCTTAAGCATGTCTCAAGCCTCTAATACACGAAGGCGCGTCAAACAAGAAAAGCCATAGAAAACAACTCCTCAAATGTCACAACTAAACTACTGTCATCCATCTATTCgagttttgaaattttgaattgaatCATGAACAATGAAATGAATATGAACCAACTCGGACACATGGAAGTGATGTAAAGGGTAAAGCAGCCTTTGGAATCTTATTTCTCAATAGCAGGGCCCCTGAACCACAGGCATGTCTCTGGTGCTAGGGTTGGCACACAAGAGTAAGAATTTGTAGCAGAGTGTGAAATTGCTATCAAATTTTCCCTTTTCTAACTTCTCATGTCCTTcataatcaaattcaatctaCACATTTGGTTGTTTACCAAAACAAGATGCTCAAAGTAACAATCCAACATCAGTTTCGATGAAAACTTCACAAACCTATCATGCAAGCACTGTAGCATAAAAGATAAAATGCATAGCAACGCAAACCGCTATATTATCCGTTACATCATACCAACGCCGGCGACTAGTGCAGAGCTCATGTCAAGATATAGTAATGTACATTCAACTTCAGAAAAATGCTTcactaacaaaaaataaaaataaacataaaaaattgatTTCATCGGTTGGTAGCGTGCCATATCATTTAGCTGGTAAATGAAATCAACACACATGATGAAAAGTATAAACTGGAAAGGTAAATACGAATTGCGCGCCGACCGCTAGACTTCCCAAAAACCTGAAGGATGCAACCCATATCACGACTGGATATGCTCGTCCTTGTCATCCTCAACATCCCAGGTAAgctcttcatcttcttcgacGGCACTCAATCGTTTTAGCAAATCACCCAAATTACTGGTGCTGAAGCTCCCATGATCGGCGACCTTGCCCTCATCACCACACTTCCAAAAGCAGCTTACATCTCATCCCACCCAACATAATCCTCATCAAACCACTGACTTGAAACCACCGAAAAACCACTTTCTATTTTTCCTTCAGAGCCCTCTTTGTCATCGGATCTCATCAATTTCTCCTCTAAACTCTCGTCACCGGCAGAAGTTTCACCTTTTGACCCGGATACACCAGCTTCATCCTCATCATCCCTTTCCACTCCTTTCTCTCCACTTTTCAGCGGTAAATTTCGCACTTTCTTTATCCATCGGTTCAAATCCATCTCTCCCTTCGTGggaattaaaataatcattgatATTGTCATCGTCATCAACATCCCAGCTCAACTCCTCTTCCTCCTCCGCAATAGCTCGTTTCACAAACCTCACTCTCACCTCCTCGGCTTCAATCACCTTCTGTGCCTTGTAAAAATACAGACACCAAAAGGTCTCCCCGTCAACTTTCTTCGGCACAACCTCACCATAAATTTCCCTGATCACCCCATTTTCCTCCATCAATCGCTCGATTTCCTCATCCTTTTCCTCAAGTCTAAACCCCATTTTCCGTTCACTATAATTCCTATTCTCCACCTCCTCACA is a window encoding:
- the LOC142550680 gene encoding uncharacterized protein LOC142550680, which produces MGFRLEEKDEEIERLMEENGVIREIYGEVVPKKVDGETFWCLYFYKAQKVIEAEEVRVRFVKRAIAEEEEELSWDVDDDDNINDYFNSHEGRDGFEPMDKESAKFTAEKWRERSGKGYVSCFWKCGDEGKVADHGSFSTSNLGDLLKRLSAVEEDEELTWDVEDDKDEHIQS